The DNA segment TGGACATTTCGTTTTCTTCAGGTTCGAGGCGAGGACAAACTtataggaagggaaggaggaatccAAGGTGTGACAGAAGATTCTGGAAATAAGCTAAAGAAGCCAGTTTATGGATCCCGTGAACTGTGCAAGTGCTCCGAAAGAGTTCTGAATATGGAAGGACCCTTGAGGCCAAGACTGGTTAACTGCAGTGACTTTCAGTTTGGAGTGGTTGCCACAGAGACCATCGAAAATGCTCTGCTTCACTTGGCCCAGCAGAATGAGCAAGCAGTGAAGGAGGCTGCCGGACGGTCAGGCAGCTTCAGGGAGACCCGGATCGTTGGTGTGGATGCAGAGCGGGGATTTGGGTTTACGGGAGTCTTGGGAGCACTGACCTTTGTTTTTCATTCAAATATTTTGTTAGTACTCTTGTTATGCCAGGTCATAGGGCTTTAAGTGATGACGAGGCTTACCAGCAATCTTACTCTTGATTTCTCTCCCACTCTTCACTGTCCCCaactttgccttttttttttttttaaatttttttctttttttctttttttcggagctggggaccgaacccagggccttgcgcttcctaggcaagcgctctaccactgagctaaatccccaaccccgcctttttttttttttttttttttaagacaaagtctcactgtggACCCCTGCCTGGAACActctctgtagcctaggctggcctggaattcacagagatatggctgcctctggctcccaaatgctgggattaaaagcacatggcatcatgggagtcgTCCCCGCCTCCCCTTttaataaatgtatgtatgtgtgacaaTACATTTGTCACATATGTCTGGGTGCCCAGTACCTGGAACTGAGGTTGTAGACaactgtgagctgccatttgggtgctgggaattgaaccctggtcttctagaagagcagccagtgctcctaactgctcgAGCCATCTCTGCACCTTTCTGTAAACGTGTTTAGAATGCTCATCGTTATCACTGGTATAGACAGAGCTGCAGTCTAGCCATTACTCTCAAACTATGCAGTCTTTAGGTAGGAATAGTTAACATATGAGCAACCAGGCAGAAACATGGCTGGAGTAATTGACATCGAGAATACAGGCTAGTATGAGAATTGAGAATACAGGCTAGTATGAGAATTTAAAGGGGTGATAAGATGATGTCCAGGGATTGAATGATACCATGAATAAAGCTTTggaagacaggagggaggaggggagtgtAGGGTACAGTTGTGTAGCCCAGTGTGGCCAGAGCATATGAAAAAGCAATagagggttggagatttagctcagtggtagcttgcctagcaagcacaaggccctgggttctgtccccagctccagaagaaaaaaaaaaaagcaatagaaaTTAAGACCAGGAAAGTAGTTTGGAGACATTCCAAGCAGAAGCTCGAATGTCTGTCAGTGGGGAGGACTTTTACTTCATTTAGTAGGAAAATAAGAAGATActaaaatttgttattttttttaaaactatttagtATGTGTCTGGGTATTTTGCccaaatgtatgtctgtgtaccgcaTGTATGGTTGGTGCTAGAAGAAGCCCCTAGAAGAGGATGTCAAATCTCCAcaaactggaattataggcagttgtgagccacccaatgcgggtgctgggaattgaacccaggttttctggaagagccaccagtgctctcaactgctaagccatctctccagagtgAAGAAGACACTGAAATTTAAGTGAGGAAGCAGTGTGATTTTAATTTTCCCCtggtaaaaattattttgtatgtgGCCTAAAGGATGGAGTAGAGTAGAGGAGGTATAGCCAGGGGAGCCTGTGTGTAGTCAGAGTGATAACACAGTGGATTTAAAACAGCTCAGAAGCAAAATGTAGAAACTCGGGTTTTTCATTTAAGAGATAAAGACAGGAAAGATGACTGTCAAAGGACTGCACCTCAGAGGCTGACAGCATAATGGTGCCATTTGGAACAACCCACACaatgcaaaaaataagaaaatgtgatgTTTGTTTGGGAggcagttgttttgatttggctCTGCTGAGTTTAAGATCTTTGAAGAACATCCAGAGAAAAGTTAATAGCAGACTGTTTTTTAAAGGATTAGAACTAgaaataaaggttttttttttttttttttttggttctttttttcggagctggggaccgaacccagggccttgcgcttcctaggtaagcgctctaccactgagctaaatccccagcccccaaataaaGGTTTTTAAATTATTCCCATGATTGTcctagaaagagagaagagaagcaagTCAGTGGCATTTCCTTGGGAAACATTTTGTGCTCAGGGAATTGCAACAAGGAAGAGTCAATACAATGAGCTGCATGTGGTGGCTCACGCAGCAAtcccagggctggaaagatggctcagcacttaaatGCACTTGCTACTtgttcagaggacccagggttagtttccagcatccacacaggcaggcccacaaccacctgtaaccccagttccagaggacccaacatGCTCTTTTTGATCTCTACAGACACTTGCAAGAATgtagttctctgtctctgtctctgtctctctctgtctctctgtctctctgtcactctctcccttccttcctcctgctctccctccccctctccccccctcccctcccacacaaaataagggcctggagagaaggctcagtagttgagagctcatgctgctcttccaggggacccaggttcagttccctgcacccacaggggtcagctcacaattgcctctgaactccagctccaggggctccaACAGTTACCAAAAGTgctgcactcatacacacatacacgattttaaaaaaatattttaaaaagtaaactaagggctagagagatggctcagcggttaagagcactgactgctcttccagaggtccggaagttcaattcccagcaaccacatgatgactcacagctatctgtaatgggatctgggtgtgtgtgtagatagcTACAAAgtgctcatataaaaataaattttaaaaaagtaaactaaTAAAAccccaccaacaacaaaaatgcacCAATAAACAGTAGTTGGGGAGACATTTTTGAAGGCAGCAGGAGAGTTTTGGAAGGACTGTGGTCAGCAGCTTCCGATGCTTCCAGGGTATCCACAGAAGTGAAGGTTGGAAGAGGACTGTGTTATTTAACAGTCTGCGATAGTCTCTGTCTTTGACGTAATCGTCTTCGCAAACTAGGAGCAGCAGAAGGCAAACTTCGGGAGTGTCAGGGAGAGGGGTGGAATGGGAGCAGAAGTGAAGGTGGCGATGAGCTGGAGGGGGAGCTGTGTCTCAGAGGCTGAGATCTGGTATGCAGCagtccattttttctttttcttttttttttcggagctggggatcgaacccagggccttgcgctcgctaggcaagcgctctaccgctgagctaaatccccaaccccagcagtccATTTTTGTATGCAGCTGAGGGGAGGCTAAGAGCAGGGCGTGACCATAATCCCTTCTTCCTAACCCAAATTCAGGTTCCTAGAGAAACTAAAAACTGAGTAAGTCttaacaaatccaaaagaaaatCCAGGATCTGGGAACATGCATCCCTGGACGAGGGGGATAAAGAAATAAAGCCTGTGGTCCAGCAAATAAAAAGGTCAAAGGTCTGGCCCATAAACACAGAGTTTCGTTTAATTCTCTTCCTCGATGGAAATGATCAGCCAGGGCTGAGGTCTTTGTAAGAAGACTCTGTGTATAGAACTATTTGTAATTCGTGTAAGTGTATTGCTAAACTGTCTTGTGATAGCTTGATTTTAGCGTTtttgtagatttaaaaaaatttttttttgagaccggatctcatgtagcccaagcagATCTTCAGTTATCGTGtgaggatgtccttgaactcctcatcctcctgcctccacctgctgAAATTATAGGCATCGCCAGTTACAGGCATGCCTGataattcattatttttttttctacgaAAGTCCAGTTTTTTCTCAGAAGACATATGACAGTATGATTATGTGCATACAGCCTGGGGTAGTTCTTTGCTGATCAATGATAAAGGTTCTTTggtctttggttttctttactgAGAACTGACATTTACCCTTGTTTCCACCCTCTAATGATATTGCAAGCTAAATAGAATTTTATCTGGGGCTGTTCTTTcaaagggaaacagaagcaggatAAAATCTTGCCAAGGTATCTTTCACTCCCCACCTCCTAAGGATTCTTTCCCTCTAAACTGGTCTATGTTCTTTGAGTTAGGGGGTGTTCCTTCCAAACAAGTCAGTCCACAGTAACACTAGAGATTTACCCAACAAACTGGTGGTGGCGAGCTGGTGACCAGCTGCAAGGTGAATTGTGTTTGGAAAGCAATGGGAGCTCTGAAGAGGGTGGTTACTAAACAAACAGTGTCATAAAGACTATGGACACCCCAGGAGGGACCTTTCTGTTCCTGCCAACATTCCGCTGAAAACAGAATCTAGGGGTCAGGGATTTTATCCATCCAAGAATCCTCTTGGAGCTAGGGGTTCCCAGCATGAGGTGGAGACCAACTAGGCCAGctggtatatgtttgtgtgtaacCGACAAAACCTCTTGTCAGCCGAGACTCAAAGGAAGGCTCAAGGGTCCCAGAGGGCCTTGGTAAGACCTTGACTTTGGCACAGAGCCAGCCTCCTTTCCATGCCTCTGATCTGCCTATTGGCAGCCAAGGCAGCTAAGCTCAGCTTCGCTTGCCCGGGGCTCATCTTTCCCACCTCTTGACCCTCCTCTCTCCGCTCCATCATGGCTTTTACACGATGCCAAGAGTTCACAGAGTGGCTTGGGTTGCATCTTGTGAACTAAGCTCTTCTTTCCTGTTTTGGCAGAGTTTGTCTTTCTCCTGTCTGAACAATGGTGTCTGGAGAAATCGGTGAGCTACCAGGCCGTAGAAATCCTAGAAAGGTAAAGCTCTTGCATGAGGCCTTTGTGCTGGCCCCCCTCAGAATGGCCAGCAGCTCTAGATCATCACACAGCACTGGCTGGGCCCGAACTCTCCTTTTTACTTGCAAATGTAGTTCTCCTAGCCAGGATTTGATACCCAACAGGATAAGATGTGGCATGTCCACCACACAAAGCCCCGGTATTGGTTGCCACTGTGAGCTACcctcttctttttatttcccCCTTACAGGTTTATGGTGAAGCAGGCAGAGAACATCTGTCAGCAAGCCACACTCCAGCTGAGAAGTAACGAGCTGCAGAGCTGGAGGGCTCTGAAAGAGCAGCTCTCCAACAAGTTTATCCTCCGTCTGGTGTCGTGTGTGCAGCTGGCCAGCAAACTGTCTTTCCACTACAAAGTAAGGAGCTGGCTGGCTCGTGGGCACCCGAGTGTCAGCGAGAAAGCAGCTCACTGAGGGTGCCTGTGGGAAACCCACTGCTAAGCGAGGTGGCACTACTCGTGTGGGAATTCCAGAGTGTAATTACGCCTCCTGAGCACACACCCAGTCACACAGAGGCAGTTATTAAATAGCCCGGAGTTCTGTTCCCAAAGTATAATTGCTGGACAGGTGCCATCATTCATACAGGTCACCTTTCCTCCCCTTGGACTTAAGGACAGTTTACATAAGGTACCTGAACTACCAACACGACTATCAGCATCAAAGGCCAATGGTTACACCTAAAAAAGGATAAAATGTATCCAGTGCCTGTGCAGTAAAATCACTCATTCAGCAAGTATTTACTGAGTCTCTTCTATGGCCTGGTGCTTCAGTGGATACCATAGCTTGGCTACCACAGTAAGAAGCATTGTCTGTGCTCTCAAGGGATCCCTTACCTAGTGGGAAAAGGCAGAGGTGTAAACAGGgtggaaagtaaataaataaaaatagtgtaAACAGAGGGCTAAGAATGGATCACATCAGCCTTGCTGAGTCAAGGAAGTTAAAGAGAATGAACTATTGGAATTGGTGGGTGGGATCTGATGGCTACAAAGAAAATCGAAACAAAATTAGAGAGGGCAGGAAGAAAGGACCAGACagaagggaaggcaagggaagcCAGCACTCGCCATGACTTGAAGGGAGAACTGGAGCTTAACAGCAAGTAATCCTGCTGGCATAACTCAGTGGGCTTGAAGTGCTTTGCTGCGAGGACACGTGACCTGCATCCTGAccgctctccctccctctttgctCAGATTGTCAGCAACATCACAGTCCTCAATTTCCTCCAGGCCCTTGGTTATGGATACACCAAAGAAGAGCTGCTAGAATCGGAGCTTGATATTTTGAAGTCCCTGAACTTCCAAATAAATCTGCCCACACCGCTGGCATATGTGGAGATGCTCCTTGAAGTTCTAGGTACTTTATTAAATGTGTCAGATGTGGGCTGGAGACTGCCATAGCCGGcaagaaaacaaatatgcccAGGGATTTGGGAACAGGAGACACAACCCACCAATGAGGAGCAGTGGGAAGGAAGCCTGTGTTTCTGGACCACTGGAGATGTTCCCACCAGCACTAGTCAGGGGAGGGAGCTCAGAGGTCTAGCACCTGGTTTCTATTTGGGTTCATTAGACACTCTTTCTTCTGTGTAATAGccttggctgttttggaactcattttggagagcaggctagcctcccaagtgctgggattaaaggtgtgcatcaccaccccCAATCAttaggcattttcttttcttttcttttctttttttttttttttttggttctttttttcggagctggggaccgaacccagggccttgcgcttgctaggtaagcgctctaccactgagctaaatccccagcccccggcaTTTTCTTATTGCAGGATCCAAGGCTTTATGGGGAAGCATAAGACAGAACAATTGTACtataattgtatgtatgtatttcagaTGGAGATCTATCCTTTAAAATTAaccttctgggggctggggatttagctcagtggtagagcgcttacctaggaagcgcaaggccctgggttcggtccccagctccgaaaaaaaagaaccaaaaaaaaaaaaaaattaaccttcTGGCCA comes from the Rattus norvegicus strain BN/NHsdMcwi chromosome 10, GRCr8, whole genome shotgun sequence genome and includes:
- the Cntd1 gene encoding cyclin N-terminal domain-containing protein 1, producing the protein MEGPLRPRLVNCSDFQFGVVATETIENALLHLAQQNEQAVKEAAGRSGSFRETRIVEFVFLLSEQWCLEKSVSYQAVEILERFMVKQAENICQQATLQLRSNELQSWRALKEQLSNKFILRLVSCVQLASKLSFHYKIVSNITVLNFLQALGYGYTKEELLESELDILKSLNFQINLPTPLAYVEMLLEVLGYNGCLVPATQLHATCLTLLDLVYLLHEPIYESLLRASIENSPPSQLQGEKFISVKEDFMLLAVGIIAASAFIQNHECWSQVIGHLQSITGIASESIAEFSYAILTHSVGANTPGQQHPVPHKAARALRTAASSNT